A region from the Linepithema humile isolate Giens D197 chromosome 1, Lhum_UNIL_v1.0, whole genome shotgun sequence genome encodes:
- the LOC105677170 gene encoding zinc finger protein ZFP2-like isoform X1 produces MEETAEKIKIIKIEECGNVVIENTTTEILFDSNGSQDEPVIVATGPDMKVISENGQILSIINDYECVTCHRVFQSEDMLKEHLDMCREEDDSTNVMVFDDMTIYVSEEEEEEDEEEDEDDLNEDSDSKSQKNNNEKPMIKPVSDTQCHCCAEDLKTAHNGGEFKCSHCDLSFKKKSSLERHIIVIHWKCDSFTCNECDSSFRDKKALNKHRYTTHGDHKIFRCEPCDTYFSRSYHLNRHIMQSGCHGNILNTFSCQVCKKVFTRKDNLREHLRTHAGTPQRQKKPCKYCPKEFYTSQQLLIHERMHTGERPVQCDLCPKTFLSALALKKHRRVHTGEKPFECKFCHRKFAARETLNRHQRTHTGEKPHVCQYCGKSFIQAAQLRAHVFHHTGENGFYCDVCGKAFNRKARLNIHKKFVHEGAIPFMCQVCDKGFTRREDLVKHALLHTGIKPFKCDKCPKAFSAKSSLQAHLNTHRREPPQSCVECNRVFIRQDCLMRHIRAKHRELLEDVMNEVEKKHLQTQMYNIATIAAAKTKTGESRKLSTDELMKAIIDLLKILIDEETLQLFGWPEAPIQDILEAVIRRCGHEPVTSESCMLFTDRMRQNIKLLFTVVIEDESVKSLLTTKTVDDVILHVLEISNKQT; encoded by the exons ATGGAAGAAACAGCGGAGAAGATAA aaaTCATAAAGATAGAAGAATGTGGTAATGTGGTGATTGAGAATACAACTACAGAGATCTTGTTtg ATTCAAATGGCTCACAGGATGAACCTGTTATAGTAGCTACAGGACCTGATATGAaag TTATTTCTGAAAACGGTCAGATTCTATCGATTATAAATGATTATGAATGTGTGACATGTCATCGTGTTTTCCAATCTGAGGAT ATGTTAAAGGAGCATTTAGATATGTGCAGAGAGGAAGATGATTCAACTAATGTTATGGTATTTGACGATATGACAATTTACGTTTcggaagaagaggaagaagaagatgaagaagaGGACGAGGATGATTTAAATGAAG ATTCAGATTCCAAGAGccaaaaaaataacaatgagAAGCCTATGATTAAACCTGTATCGGATACACAATGCCATTGCTGTGCAGAAGACTTAAAAACAGCGCACAATGGTGGAGAGTTCAAATGTTCCCACTGCGACCTCAGTTTTAAGAAGAAGTCATCTCTGGAGAGGCACATTATAGTTATACATTGGAAGTGCGACTCGTTTACATGCAATGAATGTGACTCTTCCTTCCGTGATAAAAAAGCCTTGAACAAGCATCGTTATACGACACATGGcgatcataaaatttttag ATGTGAGCCATGTGACACCTATTTTTCTCGGAGTTACCACTTAAATCGGCACATAATGCAGTCTGGTTGTCACGGCAATATACTTAATACTTTTAGTTGTCAA GTTTgcaaaaaagtttttacacgTAAAGATAATTTGCGTGAACACTTACGCACTCATGCTGGAACGCCCCAGAGACAAAAGAAGCCTTGTAAATATTGCCCAAAGGAGTTTTACACGAGCCAACAATTACTGATACATGAGCGCATGCATACAGGAGAGCGACCGGTTCAATGCGATTTGTGTCCGAAAACATTCCTGTCGGCGCTTGCACTGAAAAAGCACCGGCGTGTACATACCGGGGAGAAGCCATTTGAATGTAAATTT TGTCACAGAAAGTTCGCTGCTCGTGAAACACTGAATCGTCATCAGCGTACTCACACCGGCGAAAAACCGCATGTATGCCAATACTGCGGAAAATCGTTCATTCAGGCAGCTCAATTAAGGGCGCACGTGTTTCATCATACTGGTGAAAATGGTTTTTATTGCGATGTCTGCGGTAAAGCGTTCAATCGAAAAGCGCGcttaaatattcataagaaaTTTGTACACGAGGGAGCGATTCCGTTTATGTGCCAGGTCTGCGATAAAGGTTTCACGCGAAGAGAAGACTTGGTAAAACATGCACTGCTACACACTGGAATAAAAC CTTTTAAATGTGACAAATGTCCGAAAGCCTTCTCGGCAAAGTCATCGTTGCAGGCTCACCTCAACACTCATAGACGCGAGCCGCCTCAATCATGCGTAGAGTGCAACAGAGTCTTCATCCGACAAGATTGCTTAATGCGGCACATTCGAGCAAAGCATCGAGAACTATTGGAGGATGTCATGAACGAGGTCGAGAAGAAGCATTTGCAGACACAGATGTATAATATCGCGACAATCGCTGCGGCTAAAACGAAAACTGGAGAATCCAGAAAGCTTTCCACCGACGAATTAATGAAGGCCATCATagatcttttaaaaatacttattgACGAAGAAACATTACAA CTGTTTGGTTGGCCGGAAGCTCCGATACAAGACATTCTTGAAGCCGTGATCAGAAGATGCGGACACGAGCCAGTAACATCGGAATCCTGTATGTTGTTCACGGACAGAATGCGACAAAACATCAAACTTCTTTTCACTGTTGTAATTGAAGATGAGTCAGTGAAGTCACTCTTGACGACGAAAACAGTGGACGATGTCATTCTTCATGTTTTAGAGATATCTAACAAACAAACTTAG
- the LOC105677170 gene encoding zinc finger protein ZFP2-like isoform X2, giving the protein MLKEHLDMCREEDDSTNVMVFDDMTIYVSEEEEEEDEEEDEDDLNEDSDSKSQKNNNEKPMIKPVSDTQCHCCAEDLKTAHNGGEFKCSHCDLSFKKKSSLERHIIVIHWKCDSFTCNECDSSFRDKKALNKHRYTTHGDHKIFRCEPCDTYFSRSYHLNRHIMQSGCHGNILNTFSCQVCKKVFTRKDNLREHLRTHAGTPQRQKKPCKYCPKEFYTSQQLLIHERMHTGERPVQCDLCPKTFLSALALKKHRRVHTGEKPFECKFCHRKFAARETLNRHQRTHTGEKPHVCQYCGKSFIQAAQLRAHVFHHTGENGFYCDVCGKAFNRKARLNIHKKFVHEGAIPFMCQVCDKGFTRREDLVKHALLHTGIKPFKCDKCPKAFSAKSSLQAHLNTHRREPPQSCVECNRVFIRQDCLMRHIRAKHRELLEDVMNEVEKKHLQTQMYNIATIAAAKTKTGESRKLSTDELMKAIIDLLKILIDEETLQLFGWPEAPIQDILEAVIRRCGHEPVTSESCMLFTDRMRQNIKLLFTVVIEDESVKSLLTTKTVDDVILHVLEISNKQT; this is encoded by the exons ATGTTAAAGGAGCATTTAGATATGTGCAGAGAGGAAGATGATTCAACTAATGTTATGGTATTTGACGATATGACAATTTACGTTTcggaagaagaggaagaagaagatgaagaagaGGACGAGGATGATTTAAATGAAG ATTCAGATTCCAAGAGccaaaaaaataacaatgagAAGCCTATGATTAAACCTGTATCGGATACACAATGCCATTGCTGTGCAGAAGACTTAAAAACAGCGCACAATGGTGGAGAGTTCAAATGTTCCCACTGCGACCTCAGTTTTAAGAAGAAGTCATCTCTGGAGAGGCACATTATAGTTATACATTGGAAGTGCGACTCGTTTACATGCAATGAATGTGACTCTTCCTTCCGTGATAAAAAAGCCTTGAACAAGCATCGTTATACGACACATGGcgatcataaaatttttag ATGTGAGCCATGTGACACCTATTTTTCTCGGAGTTACCACTTAAATCGGCACATAATGCAGTCTGGTTGTCACGGCAATATACTTAATACTTTTAGTTGTCAA GTTTgcaaaaaagtttttacacgTAAAGATAATTTGCGTGAACACTTACGCACTCATGCTGGAACGCCCCAGAGACAAAAGAAGCCTTGTAAATATTGCCCAAAGGAGTTTTACACGAGCCAACAATTACTGATACATGAGCGCATGCATACAGGAGAGCGACCGGTTCAATGCGATTTGTGTCCGAAAACATTCCTGTCGGCGCTTGCACTGAAAAAGCACCGGCGTGTACATACCGGGGAGAAGCCATTTGAATGTAAATTT TGTCACAGAAAGTTCGCTGCTCGTGAAACACTGAATCGTCATCAGCGTACTCACACCGGCGAAAAACCGCATGTATGCCAATACTGCGGAAAATCGTTCATTCAGGCAGCTCAATTAAGGGCGCACGTGTTTCATCATACTGGTGAAAATGGTTTTTATTGCGATGTCTGCGGTAAAGCGTTCAATCGAAAAGCGCGcttaaatattcataagaaaTTTGTACACGAGGGAGCGATTCCGTTTATGTGCCAGGTCTGCGATAAAGGTTTCACGCGAAGAGAAGACTTGGTAAAACATGCACTGCTACACACTGGAATAAAAC CTTTTAAATGTGACAAATGTCCGAAAGCCTTCTCGGCAAAGTCATCGTTGCAGGCTCACCTCAACACTCATAGACGCGAGCCGCCTCAATCATGCGTAGAGTGCAACAGAGTCTTCATCCGACAAGATTGCTTAATGCGGCACATTCGAGCAAAGCATCGAGAACTATTGGAGGATGTCATGAACGAGGTCGAGAAGAAGCATTTGCAGACACAGATGTATAATATCGCGACAATCGCTGCGGCTAAAACGAAAACTGGAGAATCCAGAAAGCTTTCCACCGACGAATTAATGAAGGCCATCATagatcttttaaaaatacttattgACGAAGAAACATTACAA CTGTTTGGTTGGCCGGAAGCTCCGATACAAGACATTCTTGAAGCCGTGATCAGAAGATGCGGACACGAGCCAGTAACATCGGAATCCTGTATGTTGTTCACGGACAGAATGCGACAAAACATCAAACTTCTTTTCACTGTTGTAATTGAAGATGAGTCAGTGAAGTCACTCTTGACGACGAAAACAGTGGACGATGTCATTCTTCATGTTTTAGAGATATCTAACAAACAAACTTAG